One window of Hymenobacter sp. BRD128 genomic DNA carries:
- a CDS encoding aldo/keto reductase, whose product MSLTDFRTLGRSGLVVSPLALGTMTFGTARWGSADNVSQAIFNTYVEAGGNFVDTADVYAGGRSEELLGGYLAERKLRDKVVLATKFGFSAEAGNPNAGGNGRKQIYRALEGSLRRLGTDYVDLYWLHVWDAVTPAEELLQTLGDLVRAGKIRYFGFSDMPAWYATKAATLAAAHGVPGPVAMQLAYSLVERNIEHEYVPAARECGLGLAPWSPLAAGFLAGKYQRAENGATGEGRLSGPNPFGNTLFTDRNWRILEALRPVAAQQGRPLAQVALAWVLAQPGVSAPIVGASRVEQLHDSIAALDIQLSPEQLRALNEASAPEAVFPYGIFSPAGNKGVFGGATVRGWR is encoded by the coding sequence ATGTCCCTTACCGATTTTCGCACGCTGGGCCGCTCGGGTCTGGTAGTCAGCCCGCTAGCCTTGGGCACCATGACGTTTGGCACCGCCCGCTGGGGCTCGGCCGACAACGTGTCGCAGGCCATTTTCAATACCTACGTCGAGGCCGGCGGCAACTTCGTCGACACGGCCGACGTGTATGCCGGCGGGCGCAGCGAGGAGTTGCTGGGCGGCTACCTGGCCGAGCGGAAGCTGCGCGATAAAGTAGTGCTGGCCACCAAGTTTGGCTTTAGCGCCGAGGCTGGCAACCCCAACGCCGGCGGCAACGGCCGCAAGCAGATTTACCGTGCCCTCGAAGGCTCGCTGCGCCGCCTGGGTACCGACTACGTGGACCTCTACTGGCTGCACGTGTGGGACGCGGTGACACCCGCAGAAGAATTGCTGCAAACCCTCGGCGACCTCGTGCGGGCCGGCAAAATCCGCTACTTCGGCTTTTCTGATATGCCGGCCTGGTACGCTACCAAGGCGGCGACCCTGGCCGCCGCGCACGGCGTGCCCGGCCCCGTGGCCATGCAGCTCGCCTACTCGCTGGTCGAGCGCAACATCGAGCACGAGTACGTGCCCGCCGCCCGCGAGTGCGGCCTGGGCCTGGCGCCGTGGAGCCCGCTGGCGGCGGGCTTTCTGGCCGGCAAATACCAGCGCGCTGAAAATGGCGCCACCGGCGAAGGCCGACTCAGCGGGCCTAACCCATTCGGCAACACGCTCTTTACTGACCGCAACTGGCGCATCCTGGAAGCGCTGCGGCCGGTGGCCGCGCAGCAGGGCCGCCCACTGGCGCAGGTGGCCCTGGCCTGGGTGCTGGCCCAGCCCGGCGTGAGCGCGCCTATTGTGGGGGCTAGCCGGGTCGAGCAGCTGCACGACAGCATCGCGGCGCTCGATATTCAGCTCTCGCCCGAGCAGTTGCGGGCGCTCAACGAGGCTAGCGCGCCCGAGGCAGTGTTTCCCTACGGCATCTTTTCGCCGGCTGGCAATAAGGGGGTGTTTGGCGGCGCCACGGTGCGGGGCTGGCGCTAG
- a CDS encoding 2-phosphosulfolactate phosphatase, with protein MKLDVCFSPELLPLYDLRGRVAVIVDVLRATSTIVTALAAGVTEVFPTATLEECAALGREQGCITAAERDGIAAAGFDLGNSPFGFLDGKLAVPGRALAISTTNGTMALHRSLTAEAIVCGSFLNLSAVVDFVVAQGRDVLVVCAGWKGSFCLEDSLFGGALAERLAPLGFDIASSDAALAALHLWQHAKPTWPEYLLQSAAVRRLNALEAHDDFTFCMHVDTHPEILPIWRTDRLVRG; from the coding sequence ATGAAACTCGACGTTTGCTTTTCGCCCGAGCTGCTGCCGCTCTACGACCTGCGCGGCCGGGTGGCCGTTATCGTGGACGTGCTGCGCGCCACCAGCACCATCGTTACGGCGCTGGCGGCGGGCGTCACGGAGGTGTTTCCCACGGCTACCCTGGAGGAGTGCGCCGCGCTGGGCCGCGAGCAGGGCTGCATCACGGCGGCCGAGCGCGATGGTATCGCCGCTGCGGGCTTCGATTTGGGCAATTCACCCTTCGGCTTTCTCGACGGCAAGCTGGCGGTGCCGGGCCGGGCGCTGGCCATCAGCACCACCAACGGCACCATGGCCCTGCACCGCTCGCTCACGGCCGAGGCCATCGTGTGCGGCTCGTTTCTCAACCTAAGCGCGGTGGTCGATTTCGTGGTGGCGCAGGGGCGCGACGTGCTGGTGGTGTGCGCCGGCTGGAAGGGCAGCTTTTGCCTCGAAGACAGCCTCTTCGGTGGTGCGCTGGCCGAGCGGCTAGCCCCGCTGGGCTTCGACATTGCCTCCTCCGATGCCGCGCTGGCCGCCCTGCACCTGTGGCAGCACGCCAAGCCTACCTGGCCCGAATACCTGCTGCAATCGGCCGCCGTGCGCCGCCTCAATGCCCTGGAGGCGCACGACGACTTCACGTTTTGCATGCACGTCGATACCCACCCGGAGATTTTGCCCATCTGGCGCACCGACCGGCTGGTGCGCGGCTAG
- a CDS encoding aldo/keto reductase, whose translation MSTIKKVPLGTQGLHVSVEGLGCMGMTGGVNGMSVYGEADEAESLATLHRALELGVDMLDTADLYGPMKNERLVAKVLAGQRDKFTVATKFGFEVDDNEQWTGGYNGRPEYVRKSIERSLRNLGTDYVDLYYLHRVDPATPIEETVGAMSRLVAEGKVRYLGLSEVPADTLRRAHAVHPISALESEYSLFDRRVEDEGIIAAARELGIGFVAYSPLGRGFLSGDIKTPDDFEANDSRRWFPRYQGENFYKNLELVEKLKAQATAKGVTPAQLALAWVLAQDVVVIPGTKRRKYLEANVAAASLVLSATDLAELDAIMPVGSAAGAAYPAGF comes from the coding sequence ATGAGCACTATCAAGAAAGTACCGCTGGGCACCCAGGGCCTGCACGTGTCGGTCGAAGGCCTGGGCTGCATGGGCATGACCGGCGGCGTCAACGGCATGAGCGTATACGGCGAAGCCGACGAGGCCGAGAGCCTGGCCACTCTGCACCGCGCCCTGGAGCTGGGCGTGGACATGCTCGACACGGCCGACCTCTACGGCCCGATGAAAAACGAGCGCCTGGTAGCCAAGGTACTGGCCGGCCAGCGCGACAAGTTCACCGTGGCCACCAAATTCGGCTTCGAAGTAGACGACAACGAGCAGTGGACCGGCGGCTACAACGGCCGGCCCGAGTACGTGCGCAAGAGCATCGAGCGCTCGCTCCGCAACCTGGGTACCGACTACGTGGACCTCTACTACCTGCACCGGGTAGACCCCGCCACGCCCATCGAAGAAACCGTGGGTGCCATGAGCCGCCTCGTAGCAGAAGGCAAAGTGCGCTACCTAGGCCTGAGCGAAGTGCCGGCCGACACGCTGCGCCGCGCCCACGCCGTGCACCCCATTTCGGCGCTGGAAAGCGAGTACTCGCTCTTCGACCGGCGGGTGGAGGACGAGGGCATCATCGCGGCGGCGCGCGAGCTGGGCATTGGCTTCGTGGCGTATTCGCCGCTGGGCCGGGGCTTTTTGTCGGGCGATATTAAAACGCCCGACGACTTCGAGGCCAACGACTCGCGGCGCTGGTTTCCGCGCTACCAGGGCGAAAACTTCTATAAGAACCTGGAGTTGGTAGAGAAGCTCAAAGCCCAGGCTACCGCAAAAGGCGTGACGCCCGCCCAGCTAGCCCTGGCCTGGGTGCTGGCCCAGGACGTAGTGGTAATTCCGGGCACCAAGCGCCGTAAGTACCTCGAAGCCAACGTGGCCGCCGCCAGCCTTGTGCTGAGCGCCACCGATTTGGCCGAGCTCGATGCCATCATGCCGGTGGGCAGCGCCGCGGGCGCGGCATATCCGGCGGGGTTTTAG
- a CDS encoding AraC family transcriptional regulator has translation MKQPPKEFRTLATVSDFTQHFGFPPPVHPLLTVIDLQHAPHHTPLSGPAWRELYLIALKKNLKGRIQYGHRAYDFSEGVLAFYAPGQLCEGNDSIDTSELSGWLLVFHPDLLRKYPLAKKLAGYTYFSYQVHEALHLSGREESLLDGVVEGLRRECEQPIDGFSQDVLVSQLDVLLNYANRFYHRQFLTRRPAEHDLLSRFEALLTSYFAQGESQPLPTVQYFADALHVSPAYLGDMLRSLTGQNTQQHIHHALIEKAKRLLLSTSLTINETAFQLGFEYPQYFSRLFKNKTGLTPAAYRFSAQ, from the coding sequence ATGAAACAGCCACCTAAAGAGTTTCGCACCCTAGCCACGGTGTCGGACTTCACGCAGCACTTCGGCTTTCCGCCGCCGGTGCATCCGCTGCTCACGGTAATTGACCTGCAGCACGCGCCGCACCACACGCCCCTTAGCGGGCCGGCGTGGCGGGAGCTCTACCTCATCGCCTTGAAGAAGAACCTGAAGGGCCGTATTCAGTACGGCCACCGGGCCTACGATTTCAGCGAAGGCGTGCTGGCATTTTACGCGCCGGGGCAGCTCTGCGAGGGCAACGACTCGATTGACACTTCGGAGCTGAGCGGCTGGCTGCTCGTCTTTCACCCGGACCTGCTGCGCAAGTACCCGCTGGCCAAGAAGCTGGCGGGCTACACCTACTTTTCGTACCAGGTGCACGAGGCGCTGCACCTCTCGGGCCGGGAAGAAAGCCTGCTCGACGGCGTGGTAGAAGGCCTGCGGCGCGAGTGCGAGCAGCCCATCGACGGCTTCAGCCAGGATGTGCTGGTGTCGCAGCTCGACGTGCTGCTTAACTACGCTAACCGCTTCTACCACCGGCAGTTTCTGACGCGGCGGCCGGCCGAGCACGACTTGCTGAGTCGCTTTGAAGCGCTGCTGACTAGCTATTTTGCCCAGGGCGAAAGCCAGCCGCTGCCCACGGTGCAGTACTTCGCCGACGCCCTGCACGTGTCGCCGGCTTACCTGGGCGACATGCTGCGCTCGCTCACCGGCCAAAATACGCAGCAGCACATCCACCACGCGCTCATTGAAAAAGCCAAGCGCCTGCTGCTCAGCACGTCGCTCACCATCAATGAAACGGCTTTTCAACTCGGGTTTGAGTACCCGCAGTATTTCAGCCGGCTGTTTAAGAACAAAACGGGCCTTACGCCGGCGGCCTACCGGTTTTCGGCGCAGTAG